In Microbulbifer celer, a single window of DNA contains:
- a CDS encoding TonB-dependent receptor, whose product MTYKKQILAMAIAMAASTTLAAQEAESEAQAQQAKAQQQKSEQVVDAASSDLSVEEVYVEGVRSADLNARMAERNKDNFSSIVTQDDAGNFSDQNVAELLQRMPGITLQKSEGEGKFVNLRGLGPGMVSVRMDGGAMANAGGGTNETLEDRAFSLDSLPSDVLQSIEVNKSLTPDMELDAIGGSINVKTLSALDRGQDTYKLRAQNYYQDQSEENSPKVTLQGTNLFMGDTLGVAYTASWENRKTLGNQTRHHGSTLPQYVNLGDQRALIPWEFTTYQENADRERLAALVNLEYQPNDNSRYHVKVNHTSYADNDIASREYYRFNWSDGDEELMYLDPENRVVGGSSVDLQQQFFIQESEVVTDTFSIGGENRFGDGWEIDYELVSSRSKNEKPDGRRVQFRLRELNALSTFGEDYLNGQLVTGSQLNELIETGQIANGALSGPNGYQYGQVSQPNLNYDNLFLEDSIREDAIDQFSFNLRHDWDSGLVNYVKTGVKINQRDRSNDKNRSSIVPFDRAVAGCAGDLECIDMAGSRLGDFATRVLQNDSFDHAVITRAEAERLIEATRAIGDNYDTEQKELDSTKLDYELSEDTAAAYLMAELQVLPDATLIAGARYAYTDFNSTGYMALRNDRNEDSEGLQSLDIALPLEETGNEYGVFLPALHYRHDIGDNLLARASLWTSFSRADFGKSRGFFEVTDRVVFCNNDPDSEFNGECNEDPNDIGSSRGDVEYQKEFFTMSPDNTVRIGNPSLEPMRATNLDLSLSWYGEDTFLEGALFYKDIKDFIVDANGVRMNIADTPFTLPLDQVDLFTIPADMTLTNVQTYLNGESATVYGAELSFSQYFEGRWENHKIGRWLDNIFLQSNLTLQSSEGNVGDSVRVDSIQLPETADTAANLTVGWENDVFSLRFISNYTSEILKQIGGCTAEDKAMDADLGYAKNCRTWGDLYQDESLTFDVKATYRINDLTRVYFDAVNITDSVDQQYFSGNSDSGGHILYNVEGYGPGYQLGLTVDF is encoded by the coding sequence ATGACTTATAAAAAGCAGATTCTTGCCATGGCTATCGCCATGGCAGCCTCCACCACCTTGGCGGCGCAAGAGGCAGAAAGCGAAGCTCAGGCTCAACAGGCGAAAGCGCAGCAGCAAAAATCAGAGCAGGTAGTAGACGCGGCATCTTCCGATCTGAGTGTTGAAGAAGTCTACGTCGAAGGCGTGCGCAGTGCGGACCTGAATGCCCGTATGGCGGAGCGCAACAAAGACAATTTCAGTTCCATTGTTACCCAGGATGACGCGGGTAACTTCTCTGATCAGAACGTCGCCGAGCTACTGCAACGGATGCCCGGTATCACTCTGCAAAAGAGTGAGGGTGAGGGCAAGTTCGTCAACTTGCGAGGCCTCGGCCCGGGCATGGTGAGCGTACGTATGGATGGTGGCGCAATGGCGAACGCCGGCGGCGGTACCAATGAAACCCTGGAAGACCGTGCGTTTTCTCTCGACAGCTTACCTTCCGACGTACTGCAGTCCATCGAGGTAAACAAATCCCTGACTCCGGATATGGAGCTGGATGCCATCGGCGGTTCGATTAACGTAAAAACCCTGTCCGCACTGGATCGCGGCCAGGATACCTACAAGTTACGTGCGCAGAATTACTACCAGGATCAGTCCGAAGAGAACTCACCCAAGGTTACGCTGCAGGGCACAAACCTGTTTATGGGTGACACTCTGGGGGTTGCCTATACCGCATCCTGGGAGAATCGTAAAACTCTGGGTAACCAGACCAGACATCACGGCAGCACTCTGCCGCAATATGTCAACCTGGGCGATCAGCGCGCGCTGATTCCATGGGAATTTACGACCTATCAGGAAAATGCGGATCGCGAACGGCTTGCAGCCCTGGTTAACCTGGAATACCAGCCCAATGACAACAGCCGTTATCACGTCAAGGTGAATCACACCAGCTACGCCGATAATGACATCGCCTCCCGTGAGTACTACCGCTTTAACTGGAGTGATGGTGATGAAGAGCTGATGTACCTGGATCCGGAAAACCGGGTGGTCGGTGGCAGCAGTGTTGACCTGCAGCAGCAGTTCTTTATCCAGGAATCTGAAGTGGTCACTGACACCTTCTCCATTGGCGGTGAAAACCGTTTCGGCGATGGCTGGGAAATTGACTATGAGCTGGTTTCCTCCCGCAGTAAAAATGAAAAGCCGGATGGTCGCCGAGTACAATTTCGCTTGCGTGAGCTGAATGCACTGAGCACATTCGGTGAAGACTACCTGAATGGTCAACTGGTCACCGGGTCGCAGCTGAATGAATTGATCGAGACCGGACAGATCGCTAACGGCGCACTTTCCGGCCCTAATGGCTATCAGTACGGCCAGGTTTCCCAGCCCAATCTGAACTACGACAATCTGTTCCTGGAAGACAGCATCCGTGAAGATGCGATTGACCAATTCTCTTTCAACCTCCGTCACGACTGGGATTCCGGGCTGGTCAACTATGTGAAAACCGGGGTCAAGATCAATCAGCGCGATCGCAGCAACGATAAGAACCGCTCCAGTATCGTACCGTTTGACCGTGCTGTCGCCGGTTGTGCGGGTGATCTCGAATGTATTGATATGGCCGGCTCACGACTTGGCGACTTTGCTACCAGAGTGCTGCAAAACGACAGCTTCGACCACGCAGTGATCACCCGTGCTGAGGCGGAGCGCCTGATTGAAGCCACCCGTGCGATTGGTGATAACTACGATACCGAGCAGAAAGAGCTGGACTCCACCAAACTTGATTATGAACTGTCAGAAGATACTGCTGCTGCATATTTGATGGCAGAACTTCAGGTTTTGCCGGATGCAACACTGATCGCCGGTGCACGCTACGCGTATACCGACTTTAACTCTACCGGCTATATGGCCTTGCGTAATGACCGCAACGAGGACAGCGAAGGGTTGCAGTCTTTGGATATTGCACTGCCACTTGAAGAAACCGGCAACGAGTATGGTGTCTTCCTGCCGGCACTGCATTACCGCCACGATATCGGCGACAATCTGCTGGCTCGTGCTTCATTGTGGACCAGCTTCTCCCGTGCGGATTTCGGCAAGAGTCGCGGGTTCTTCGAAGTAACCGATCGGGTGGTTTTCTGTAACAACGATCCGGACTCCGAATTTAACGGCGAATGTAATGAAGACCCGAATGATATCGGCTCCAGCCGCGGTGATGTGGAGTACCAGAAAGAGTTCTTTACTATGTCTCCGGACAATACCGTACGTATCGGTAATCCGTCGCTGGAGCCAATGCGGGCCACGAACCTTGATTTGTCGCTTTCCTGGTACGGCGAAGATACTTTCCTCGAGGGTGCGCTGTTCTACAAAGACATCAAGGACTTTATCGTCGACGCAAATGGCGTACGGATGAATATCGCCGACACGCCGTTTACCTTGCCGTTAGACCAGGTGGACCTGTTCACCATTCCTGCAGACATGACTCTGACCAATGTGCAGACCTATCTGAATGGTGAATCTGCCACGGTATATGGCGCGGAGCTGAGCTTCAGTCAGTACTTTGAGGGACGCTGGGAAAATCACAAGATTGGTCGTTGGTTGGATAATATATTCCTGCAATCCAACCTGACTCTGCAGAGCAGTGAGGGTAACGTGGGTGACTCTGTGCGTGTGGATTCCATTCAGTTGCCAGAAACTGCGGACACCGCTGCAAACCTGACCGTGGGTTGGGAAAACGATGTTTTCTCCCTGCGTTTTATCAGCAACTATACCAGCGAGATTCTGAAGCAAATCGGTGGCTGTACTGCAGAAGATAAAGCAATGGATGCCGACCTGGGGTACGCCAAGAACTGTCGGACCTGGGGTGACTTGTACCAGGATGAGTCCCTGACTTTCGATGTGAAGGCGACCTACCGAATTAACGACCTCACGCGTGTTTACTTCGACGCGGTCAACATTACCGACAGTGTGGACCAGCAGTACTTCTCTGGTAACTCCGATTCAGGAGGTCACATCCTGTACAACGTGGAAGGATACGGCCCCGGCTATCAGCTTGGCCTGACCGTAGACTTCTAA